A DNA window from Candidatus Neomarinimicrobiota bacterium contains the following coding sequences:
- a CDS encoding T9SS type A sorting domain-containing protein, giving the protein MGFDWDYPYSCADWAQTFGLTYPLLDGSNMALINDFSVTYIPFHVIIDHTMTIRYAAFGWNEQAITDTIAMLLGNIAVLGTPAHGVAAAPNLPNRVALHPAYPNPFNPTVTIAYTLTEPSPVRLDVFDLGGRQVASLGNAGRRSAGRHEVVWDARDRDSGVYILRLQAGAVVRSQKIVLLK; this is encoded by the coding sequence GTGGGCTTCGACTGGGACTATCCCTACAGCTGCGCGGACTGGGCCCAGACATTCGGCCTGACCTACCCACTGCTGGACGGCTCCAACATGGCGTTGATCAACGATTTCAGCGTTACCTATATCCCCTTCCACGTCATCATTGACCACACCATGACCATCCGCTACGCCGCCTTCGGCTGGAACGAGCAGGCCATCACCGACACCATTGCCATGCTGCTGGGGAACATCGCCGTTCTCGGCACCCCGGCCCATGGCGTCGCCGCCGCCCCAAACCTGCCCAACCGGGTCGCGCTGCACCCTGCCTACCCCAATCCATTTAACCCCACCGTCACCATTGCCTACACACTCACTGAGCCCTCCCCGGTACGGCTGGATGTGTTCGACCTGGGCGGCAGGCAGGTGGCTTCACTGGGTAATGCCGGGCGCCGGTCGGCTGGGCGACACGAAGTGGTGTGGGATGCCCGGGACAGGGACTCGGGCGTATACATTCTCCGCCTGCAGGCCGGCGCAGTTGTCCGGTCGCAGAAAATTGTACTGCTGAAATGA
- a CDS encoding TlpA family protein disulfide reductase, protein MKRMLFAVLMAAALLGSQTKRLPQTTVRLLDGRKATLRELHADGPLLIDFWALWCAPCLKAMRHLDAFQSSYGDRGLQVLTINLDTERSRSKVRSYLKSRGYGFQTALDPSNDTFRRLSGNVLPYTLLVDRSGQIIYRHTGYVPGDEQALERQITALLDPARSPAVPQDLPRDNSSPSP, encoded by the coding sequence ATGAAACGCATGCTATTCGCGGTGCTGATGGCGGCAGCTCTACTGGGGTCGCAAACGAAGCGGCTGCCCCAAACCACCGTGCGGTTGCTTGATGGCCGCAAGGCGACTCTCCGGGAGCTCCATGCGGACGGCCCGCTCCTCATCGACTTTTGGGCCCTCTGGTGCGCGCCCTGCCTGAAGGCCATGCGCCACCTGGACGCCTTTCAGTCCAGCTATGGGGACCGGGGGCTGCAGGTGCTCACCATCAACCTGGACACCGAGCGCAGCCGATCCAAGGTGCGCAGCTATCTGAAGTCCCGCGGCTACGGCTTCCAGACCGCCCTGGACCCTAGCAACGACACCTTCCGCAGGCTCAGCGGCAACGTCTTGCCCTACACGCTGCTCGTGGATCGGTCGGGACAGATCATCTACCGCCACACCGGCTACGTGCCCGGCGATGAGCAAGCCCTCGAACGACAGATCACAGCCCTGCTCGATCCGGCCCGCTCCCCGGCCGTGCCCCAAGACCTGCCCCGCGATAACAGCTCCCCCAGTCCCTGA
- a CDS encoding LamG domain-containing protein, with protein MMQPLRILWAKSAMVFLGLGLFLLFFPACQDEPAAINSVVLAGGAYVRIENREDSTSLAALNSNVFSLEIWAAGDILPFGVGESPALFMIGNEQGGDEIGIYRLPTDSSQIFVFIGNQFMGFYSIPGCDWNDPEIFTQVVVTYDGTGVSVYGNGESLGSAVISRDLNIGASDALIGADWDALNDETTLNNFWYGAIDEVRLWTIVLPSSEMQFRYQNPGKLTRTYSATGLDPLLGLWRFNEAGGDGDLEPDGSGNGNVGVLNAGAGTLAFSPEGA; from the coding sequence ATGATGCAACCCCTGCGTATACTATGGGCTAAATCTGCGATGGTTTTTCTGGGCCTTGGACTTTTCCTCCTCTTCTTCCCTGCCTGTCAGGACGAACCGGCTGCGATCAACTCGGTGGTCCTGGCTGGCGGGGCCTACGTACGCATCGAGAACCGGGAGGACAGCACCAGCCTGGCAGCCTTGAACAGCAATGTCTTCTCCCTGGAAATCTGGGCCGCCGGCGATATCCTACCCTTCGGCGTCGGAGAAAGCCCAGCCCTGTTCATGATCGGCAATGAGCAGGGCGGGGATGAAATCGGCATTTACCGCCTGCCAACCGACTCCAGCCAGATATTTGTCTTCATAGGCAATCAATTTATGGGATTCTACAGCATCCCCGGCTGCGACTGGAACGACCCGGAAATCTTCACCCAGGTGGTGGTGACCTACGACGGGACCGGCGTCAGTGTATATGGAAACGGCGAGTCTCTCGGGAGCGCCGTCATCTCCCGTGACCTGAACATTGGTGCCAGCGACGCCCTCATCGGCGCCGACTGGGACGCCCTCAACGATGAAACCACCCTGAACAATTTCTGGTACGGCGCCATTGACGAGGTGCGGCTATGGACCATCGTATTGCCGTCCAGCGAGATGCAGTTCCGCTACCAAAACCCCGGCAAGCTGACCCGCACCTACTCCGCTACCGGGCTGGACCCGCTCCTGGGGCTGTGGCGCTTCAATGAGGCCGGCGGTGACGGCGACCTGGAACCTGATGGCAGCGGAAACGGGAATGTGGGGGTGCTCAACGCTGGGGCTGGCACGCTGGCCTTCAGCCCCGAAGGGGCGTAA